Genomic segment of Mycoplasmopsis edwardii:
CTATTAATATTTGAATAAGAATTTCGATTTTTAAGAGCATGCCGATCTAATGCTCTTTCGACAAGTGATCTAACACAATAAGCATACATAAAAGGAATAAATATTATCGTAATATTACATATTGCAAAAAATATCCATAAATTTTTCCCTTCTCTCTTCTCTATTACAGCAACCGTTATTGATAAGATAACAGATATTAAATAAGCAAAAAGAGAAGTCAATACTAATATTGTTTGTGTTGTGGTTTTGAAAATTTCACTAAATTCTTGTTCGAATATGAATACCAACAAAGATATTGCAAAAATCGGTAAATAATACATATTTAAGATAAAGATTATTATTTTGAAGCTAAGTTTCATTTTAATTCTCCTTTAATACATTATACTCATCATTTCATTTATCAAATATATTTAAAATTTCTTCAATCAATTTCTCGTTTCTCTTCTTGATATCATTTATTCCTCAATAAATTTGATCATTATGTTCTTGGACAAATGTTTTAACTATTTTTATATTAGATTTTTTGTATTCATCTAATTTCTTTTTTAAAAATTTATCACCAGATAATACATTAGCTTTTTTCTCTAGTGGTATTTTATTCCCCAGTTCTTCTATACTCTTATTAATTAAATTACTATCATCAGTTGAATGATAAATCTTTTCTCAATTTTTAGGGAGTATATGTTCTATTTCCCACTTTTCTGGCAATAAATTCATTTCATCTTCAACATTATAAGAAATCAACTTTAAAATCATTTTCAAAATATTAGGATGAGGCTCTTTTAATTCACTTCTTAAGTCTTCGTTTGTTATTTTTCTTTTAAAATCCATTTTTGGTATCAAATTGTTAATAGAATTAGCATTTATTTGTAAGATAGATCCTTTAATACCATTTACTGAAGGTATTTCTATATATTTTGTTATTAAAGAAATAATAAGTTTTTTTAAGAAAAAATCAAAATGGTAAACAAAATCATCTTTCTTATGATGCGACATATAATAATTAATAACAGGATATTTTCAAAATTCGTTTGGATAAGATCTTAAAATATCAAGTTTCTGAATTATGCCAATATCCTTTGATCATTCTTGATTTTCTATGGTATTTCTTTTATTTACTACCCCCATAAAATCATTTATATTACTTAATCATCATAATAATTTGTCAGGATCTTCCAAAAACGATGAACCATGTTGTTTTAAAAAGTAATCTCTTACCTTAGGGGTTGTTGAAGAAGTATCGTCATTTAAAGACCTTATATAAAACATACAATAAGTAAATATTTTTTGCATTGTTTCATTATTATCATTAATTTCTAAATCTAAAGATTTTCAATTTTTAATAAAATCATCTTTTTCATTTGATCCTTTAATTTTTGAGTATATTACTGATTTAAATATATCTGCATCAGAAAGTTGTAACCCTCTATTATTTAAAGTAGAAAATATATTTAAAGCGGTATCAAAATTATTTAATTCTATTTTTAATATTAAAACTCTTTCTATTATAAATCTATAAAAATTTATAAGACCTGTTGTTATTTCTTCTGATTTTTCTTTTATTAAATCTAG
This window contains:
- a CDS encoding DUF262 domain-containing protein; protein product: MYKEKGIYATNKNIEELFGDLKNSYFLIPDYQRPYSWSEDEVITLFNDLWEYYIFNNGSDERDPYFLGNIVIFKNSNGEYEVIDGQQRITTISLLIRAMYLMLEKNVDSNNEDVDILKHKLGTILWQQKDSSYNPDFSKFKLYSKVINDKNKLIFEEIIKNGTYNEKSKDNYSKNYNVILDLIKEKSEEITTGLINFYRFIIERVLILKIELNNFDTALNIFSTLNNRGLQLSDADIFKSVIYSKIKGSNEKDDFIKNWKSLDLEINDNNETMQKIFTYCMFYIRSLNDDTSSTTPKVRDYFLKQHGSSFLEDPDKLLWWLSNINDFMGVVNKRNTIENQEWSKDIGIIQKLDILRSYPNEFWKYPVINYYMSHHKKDDFVYHFDFFLKKLIISLITKYIEIPSVNGIKGSILQINANSINNLIPKMDFKRKITNEDLRSELKEPHPNILKMILKLISYNVEDEMNLLPEKWEIEHILPKNWEKIYHSTDDSNLINKSIEELGNKIPLEKKANVLSGDKFLKKKLDEYKKSNIKIVKTFVQEHNDQIYWGINDIKKRNEKLIEEILNIFDKWNDEYNVLKEN